The proteins below are encoded in one region of Podarcis raffonei isolate rPodRaf1 chromosome 8, rPodRaf1.pri, whole genome shotgun sequence:
- the FAM43B gene encoding protein FAM43B gives MAAMLPWRRSKFVLVEENEGKGKSKSLGPGLSYASLLSNFVRSCPDLWPECPLERLGSVFRSKRQKVELNKEDPTYTAWYLGNAVTLQAKGEGCTEEAVEKIWAKSEFGSRSTKMKLTLGPHGIRMSPCEKGLRRPSHAYLLHRITYCVADGRHPKVFAWVYRHQVKNKAVVLRCHAVLLSKAEKAHAMALLLYQTSHSAFNEFKRLKRQNDSRHIQQQLLGEAIIPLVPLRKLLNCKCPYRPPADRGRSAPRLSAIQEEEEEEEEKADREEGASGAPCGCAASSANGRTSANLSSCASAAAGAATGAIGARLSICTTLAVGTTDGTSLCHNADTTRGRKTVKSRERPEVLTLARELRVCTLRGPLHREDLPSWEPPKESSCLPC, from the coding sequence ATGGCTGCCATGCTGCCCTGGCGCCGGAGCAAGTTTGTCCTGGTAGAGGAGAATGAGGGCAAAGGCAAGAGCAAGAGTTTGGGTCCCGGCTTGAGCTACGCCTCTTTGCTGTCCAACTTTGTTCGCTCCTGCCCGGACCTGTGGCCCGAGTGCCCCCTGGAGCGGCTGGGCAGCGTCTTCCGCAGCAAGCGCCAGAAAGTGGAGCTGAACAAGGAAGACCCCACCTACACCGCCTGGTACCTGGGCAACGCCGTCACCCTGCAGGCGAAAGGCGAGGGCTGCACCGAAGAGGCGGTGGAGAAGATCTGGGCCAAGAGCGAGTTCGGGAGCCGCAGCACCAAGATGAAGTTGACCCTTGGCCCCCATGGCATCCGCATGAGCCCCTGCGAGAAAGGTCTCCGCCGGCCCAGCCATGCCTACCTGCTGCACCGCATCACCTACTGCGTGGCCGACGGGCGGCACCCCAAGGTCTTCGCCTGGGTCTACCGGCACCAGGTCAAGAACAAAGCAGTGGTTTTGCGGTGCCACGCTGTCCTGCTCTCCAAGGCGGAGAAGGCCCACGCCATGGCGCTTTTGCTTTACCAGACGTCCCACTCAGCCTTCAACGAGTTCAAGCGGCTCAAGAGGCAAAACGACTCGCGCCACATCCAGCAGCAACTCCTGGGAGAAGCCATCATCCCCCTGGTGCCCCTACGCAAACTCCTCAACTGCAAGTGCCCCTACAGGCCTCCGGCGGACAGAGGACGCAGCGCCCCTAGGCTGAGCGCcatccaggaggaggaggaggaggaagaggagaaagcgGACAGGGAGGAAGGGGCCTCGGGCGCCCCTTGCGGCTGCGCAGCCAGCTCTGCAAACGGCAGGACCAGCGCCAACCTGAGCAGCTGCGCCAGCGCTGCCGCTGGGGCTGCCACCGGCGCTATAGGCGCCCGACTGTCCATTTGCACCACCTTGGCCGTTGGTACGACTGACGGCACATCCCTCTGCCACAACGCTGACACCACTCGGGGCCGCAAGACGGTCAAAAGCAGGGAGAGGCCCGAGGTGCTGACTTTAGCCCGCGAGCTGAGGGTCTGCACTTTGAGGGGGCCCCTCCACCGGGAGGACTTGCCGTCCTGGGAGCCCCCCAAAGAGTCGTCTTGCCTGCCTTGTTAA